In one window of Microbacterium dextranolyticum DNA:
- a CDS encoding amino acid deaminase, translated as MTTTDEQPVKDGDPLRALDAAAARAVVDPHAAIEALPWLGDSIDADASDGRFARWGHSTVIDENTGSEVVSADLFRALHDRAGIPATFPVGNAGLLHVYGYLLSTTPTPYGLKRERWLDGALARAYGRAADAFLPWTPPSATGTLLRRVEAAAGALLATGAVHEEPAGDAVGRIAIARRSPTGPAALAYALDRDGERRLITTFPVASPEAVLAAVRSEGPRLRWNATP; from the coding sequence ATGACCACGACAGATGAACAGCCGGTAAAAGATGGCGACCCGCTCCGGGCACTCGATGCTGCTGCCGCGCGCGCCGTCGTCGATCCGCACGCCGCGATCGAGGCGCTGCCCTGGCTGGGCGATTCCATCGATGCGGATGCCTCGGACGGGCGCTTCGCACGCTGGGGCCACTCCACCGTCATCGACGAGAACACCGGATCAGAGGTTGTTTCTGCGGACCTCTTCCGAGCGTTGCATGACCGAGCCGGCATCCCGGCGACGTTCCCTGTGGGCAACGCCGGGCTGTTGCACGTCTACGGCTATCTGCTGTCCACGACGCCCACCCCGTACGGGCTGAAGCGCGAACGCTGGCTCGACGGCGCCCTCGCGCGCGCCTACGGCCGCGCCGCGGACGCCTTCCTCCCGTGGACTCCGCCGTCGGCGACGGGCACCCTCCTGCGCCGCGTCGAGGCCGCCGCCGGAGCGCTCCTCGCGACCGGAGCCGTGCACGAAGAGCCCGCCGGCGATGCCGTAGGCCGCATCGCGATCGCCCGGCGCTCCCCCACGGGGCCGGCGGCCCTCGCGTACGCGCTCGACCGCGACGGCGAGCGCCGGCTCATCACGACCTTCCCCGTCGCCTCGCCCGAGGCGGTGCTCGCCGCGGTTCGCTCAGAAGGCCCACGGCTGCGCTGGAACGCCACACCCTGA
- a CDS encoding HAD family hydrolase, translated as MPRPILIFDFDGTVALGDGPVRAYARAVAAEAGLAPSFVDEIVADLAVTEGADAGSSEVVDPDAAIDAYDLVRVRATAAGAGADDLARGYAASRARLATEDAPIAAPEGLAAFLADVDAERILVTNAPGVRIPEALVALGLDGLFDRVVVDAAKPAGLAAMLDALDERAQVLAVGDIWRNDLAPAHERGHATALVGGYPDPNAAPDFQARTLPELLPALTDWVHARARTR; from the coding sequence GTGCCTCGTCCGATCCTCATCTTCGACTTCGACGGTACCGTCGCCCTCGGTGACGGCCCTGTGCGGGCTTACGCGCGCGCCGTGGCCGCGGAGGCCGGGCTCGCGCCCTCGTTCGTCGATGAGATCGTCGCGGATCTCGCCGTCACCGAGGGCGCGGATGCCGGGAGCAGCGAGGTCGTCGACCCGGATGCCGCGATCGACGCCTACGACCTGGTGCGGGTTCGGGCGACCGCCGCCGGGGCGGGCGCCGACGACCTCGCGCGCGGCTACGCGGCCAGCCGTGCGCGCCTCGCCACGGAGGACGCGCCCATCGCCGCGCCCGAGGGACTCGCCGCCTTCCTGGCCGACGTGGACGCCGAGCGCATCCTCGTCACGAACGCGCCGGGCGTGCGCATTCCCGAGGCCCTCGTGGCCCTGGGGCTCGACGGTCTGTTCGACCGTGTCGTCGTCGACGCCGCCAAGCCCGCGGGTCTCGCCGCGATGCTCGACGCTCTCGATGAGCGCGCCCAGGTCCTCGCCGTCGGCGACATCTGGCGCAACGACCTCGCGCCGGCCCACGAACGCGGACACGCCACGGCGCTCGTCGGGGGATACCCCGATCCGAATGCCGCTCCCGACTTCCAGGCCCGCACCCTTCCCGAACTCCTCCCCGCCCTGACCGACTGGGTGCACGCTCGCGCGCGCACCCGCTGA
- the phnD gene encoding phosphate/phosphite/phosphonate ABC transporter substrate-binding protein: MRITRLRLAATAATALIATAALAGCSSSSGGSDASGSAAPAADPSSLVLALVPSQDQAGLVDTAKPLTDMLTEKLGIPVTGVVSKDYQAAVEAMGADQAQIGFLPSLQLWQASDRYGAKVVLQTERNGAITYPAQFMTNNPSKYCSDTPVDKDGMLYCNGTDKLATPSGLDAITKVAGAKVAVLGPGSPAGYIYPMLALKDKGVDIDNGFQKIPVTANDASVMAVYKGDAEVGFSFWDARTIVKKDTPDVGQKVVVFALSDPIPNDGVAVSSKLSPELQDKISTALADYSNTDAGSAVLKSIYSITKLAPANPSSLDVVARAAEQLGLK; encoded by the coding sequence ATGCGTATCACCCGCCTCCGTCTCGCGGCCACGGCCGCGACGGCCCTCATCGCCACCGCCGCACTCGCCGGCTGCTCGAGCAGCAGCGGCGGATCCGACGCGTCGGGCTCGGCCGCTCCCGCCGCCGACCCGAGCTCGCTCGTGCTCGCCCTCGTTCCCTCGCAGGACCAGGCCGGTCTCGTCGACACCGCCAAGCCGCTCACCGACATGCTGACCGAGAAGCTCGGCATTCCCGTCACGGGTGTCGTGTCGAAGGACTACCAGGCCGCGGTCGAGGCCATGGGCGCCGACCAGGCCCAGATCGGCTTCCTGCCCTCGCTGCAGCTCTGGCAGGCGAGCGACCGCTACGGCGCGAAGGTCGTGCTGCAGACCGAGCGCAACGGCGCCATCACCTACCCGGCGCAGTTCATGACGAACAACCCGAGCAAGTACTGCTCCGACACCCCCGTCGACAAGGACGGCATGCTGTACTGCAACGGCACCGACAAGCTCGCCACGCCGAGCGGTCTCGACGCCATCACGAAGGTCGCCGGCGCGAAGGTCGCCGTTCTCGGCCCCGGCTCGCCCGCCGGCTACATCTACCCGATGCTCGCGCTGAAGGACAAGGGCGTCGACATCGACAACGGCTTCCAGAAGATCCCCGTCACGGCCAACGACGCCTCGGTCATGGCCGTCTACAAGGGCGACGCCGAGGTCGGCTTCAGCTTCTGGGACGCCCGCACGATCGTGAAGAAGGACACCCCCGACGTCGGCCAGAAGGTCGTCGTGTTCGCCCTGAGCGACCCGATCCCCAACGACGGCGTCGCGGTCTCGTCGAAGCTCTCGCCCGAGCTCCAGGACAAGATCAGCACGGCGCTCGCCGACTACTCGAACACCGACGCCGGCTCGGCGGTGCTCAAGAGCATCTACTCGATCACCAAGCTCGCCCCGGCCAACCCCTCCTCGCTCGACGTGGTCGCCCGCGCCGCCGAGCAGCTGGGCCTGAAGTGA
- the phnC gene encoding phosphonate ABC transporter ATP-binding protein: MTSAIHTQGVEAAASAPWGIRLDGVTVRYPNGTVGLRGVDLEIAPGEMVCIVGLSGSGKSTLIRTINGLVPVTEGAVTVGGRRVDTARGARLRGLRGQIGMVFQGFNLAGRTTVLNNVLVGRLTHTPRWRTLVGAYRDADKQIAFEALDRVGILSKVWERASALSGGQQQRVAIARALAQQPRIVLADEPVASLDPPTAHGVMGDLRRINADLGITVLVNIHLLDLARQYGARIIGMRAGEVVFDGPAGSATDADFEHIYGRSLTGDDRLDR, from the coding sequence GTGACCTCTGCGATCCACACCCAGGGCGTCGAGGCTGCGGCCTCGGCGCCCTGGGGCATCCGCCTGGACGGCGTGACCGTCCGCTACCCGAACGGCACCGTGGGGCTCCGCGGCGTCGACCTCGAAATCGCTCCCGGCGAGATGGTCTGCATCGTCGGGCTTTCGGGATCGGGCAAATCCACCCTCATCCGCACGATCAACGGGCTCGTCCCCGTCACCGAGGGCGCCGTGACCGTCGGTGGCCGGCGCGTCGACACCGCCCGGGGCGCTCGCCTGCGCGGCCTGCGCGGTCAGATCGGCATGGTCTTCCAGGGGTTCAACCTCGCCGGACGCACGACCGTGCTGAACAACGTCCTCGTCGGGCGCCTCACGCACACGCCGCGGTGGCGCACCCTTGTCGGCGCCTATCGCGACGCCGACAAGCAGATCGCGTTCGAAGCACTCGATCGCGTCGGCATCCTCTCGAAGGTCTGGGAACGCGCCTCGGCGCTCTCGGGCGGGCAGCAGCAGCGCGTCGCGATCGCCCGCGCCCTCGCCCAGCAGCCCCGCATCGTCCTGGCCGACGAGCCGGTCGCGAGCCTCGACCCGCCCACGGCGCACGGCGTCATGGGCGACCTGCGCCGCATCAACGCCGACCTCGGCATCACGGTGCTCGTCAACATCCACCTGCTCGACCTCGCTCGCCAGTACGGGGCGCGGATCATCGGCATGCGCGCCGGCGAGGTCGTCTTCGACGGCCCGGCCGGAAGCGCGACGGATGCCGACTTCGAGCACATCTACGGGCGCTCGCTGACCGGCGACGATCGGCTGGACCGATGA
- the phnE gene encoding phosphonate ABC transporter, permease protein PhnE — MSAALAVPARPRRRAGVWIAIAVVVAITVITCLPGIGVGLDIAPIVNNWRNGATKVVALLTPDWSFFPRTVAPMIETLQMAVLGTVVGAAISLPLSFWAARPTNPHPVFRGAVRTFLNVIRAVPELVYAAVLVAMVGVGALPGIIALAVFNIGIIVKLVSESIDATDAGAIEAGRAAGGTQAQINRAIAVPDAWPAFVSQTLYVFELNVRASTVLGLVGAGGIGLLIDAVRTFYRYDQLSLIILEVLVVVVAIDLASDAIRRRLV; from the coding sequence ATGAGCGCGGCCCTCGCCGTTCCCGCCCGTCCCCGGCGACGCGCGGGCGTGTGGATCGCGATCGCCGTCGTCGTCGCGATCACGGTGATCACGTGCCTCCCCGGCATCGGCGTGGGCCTGGATATCGCGCCGATCGTCAACAACTGGCGGAACGGCGCCACCAAGGTCGTCGCCCTGCTCACCCCGGACTGGTCGTTCTTCCCGCGCACCGTCGCGCCCATGATCGAAACTCTGCAGATGGCCGTCCTCGGCACCGTCGTGGGCGCGGCGATCTCGCTGCCGCTGTCGTTCTGGGCGGCGCGCCCCACGAACCCGCACCCGGTGTTCCGCGGCGCGGTGCGGACGTTCCTCAACGTCATCCGCGCCGTTCCCGAACTCGTCTACGCGGCGGTGCTGGTCGCGATGGTCGGCGTCGGCGCCCTCCCGGGCATCATCGCGCTCGCGGTCTTCAACATCGGCATCATCGTGAAGCTCGTCTCCGAGTCGATCGACGCGACGGATGCCGGGGCCATCGAAGCGGGCCGCGCCGCCGGCGGCACCCAGGCGCAGATCAACCGCGCGATCGCCGTGCCGGATGCCTGGCCCGCCTTCGTCTCGCAGACCCTCTACGTCTTCGAGCTGAACGTGCGCGCCTCAACCGTCCTCGGACTCGTCGGCGCCGGTGGCATCGGCCTGCTCATCGACGCCGTCCGCACCTTCTACCGCTACGACCAGCTCTCGCTCATCATCCTCGAGGTGCTCGTGGTCGTCGTCGCGATCGACCTCGCGAGCGACGCCATCCGACGGAGGCTCGTATGA
- the phnE gene encoding phosphonate ABC transporter, permease protein PhnE produces MTALAPPSPRASRSGPLQIPARRRSPWRAIAAVVVTAVVVVAFWSVQISWDRLADLPADIGRYLWLMFSSPEWSKLPEALWQTWRSIEMAWVGTILGIVLATPLSLIAARGFGPVWLRGILRLVFSVIRAVPELIIAIIILSVTGLTPLTGALALAVNGIGTLGKWGYEAVEAVPPGPIEAARAAGGSTAQVLRWGVWPQAQPVFLSFWLYRFEINVRSSAVLGLIGVGGIGDMLTSYTQYREWSTVGMLLIVVIVVTMAIDAASGALRRRIMEGPRVR; encoded by the coding sequence ATGACCGCCCTGGCCCCGCCCTCTCCGCGCGCCTCCCGCTCCGGCCCGCTGCAGATCCCCGCGCGCCGCCGCTCGCCCTGGCGGGCGATCGCCGCGGTCGTCGTGACCGCCGTCGTGGTCGTCGCCTTCTGGTCGGTGCAGATCTCCTGGGATCGCCTCGCCGACCTCCCCGCCGACATCGGGCGCTACCTCTGGCTCATGTTCTCGTCGCCGGAGTGGTCGAAGCTGCCCGAGGCGCTCTGGCAGACGTGGCGGAGCATCGAGATGGCCTGGGTCGGCACGATCCTCGGCATCGTGCTCGCGACGCCGCTCAGCCTGATCGCGGCTCGCGGATTCGGACCGGTCTGGCTGCGGGGCATCCTGCGGCTCGTCTTCTCGGTCATCCGCGCCGTTCCCGAGCTGATCATCGCCATCATCATCCTGTCGGTGACGGGCCTCACGCCGCTCACAGGCGCGCTCGCGCTCGCCGTCAACGGCATCGGCACCCTCGGCAAGTGGGGGTACGAAGCCGTCGAGGCCGTGCCGCCGGGGCCGATCGAGGCGGCGCGGGCCGCGGGCGGGTCGACGGCGCAGGTGCTGCGCTGGGGTGTGTGGCCGCAGGCGCAGCCGGTGTTCCTGTCGTTCTGGCTGTACCGCTTCGAGATCAACGTGCGCTCGTCGGCCGTTCTGGGACTCATCGGCGTCGGCGGCATCGGCGATATGCTGACGTCCTACACCCAGTACCGGGAGTGGTCCACCGTGGGGATGCTGCTCATCGTGGTCATCGTCGTGACGATGGCGATCGACGCCGCGAGCGGCGCGCTCCGCCGGCGAATCATGGAGGGTCCGCGTGTCCGTTGA
- a CDS encoding MurR/RpiR family transcriptional regulator, which translates to MSVDAPTTVRIAAMRNALQPTERRVADLIVAEPDAVVELTAQQLADRAGVARSSVVRACQSLGYRGYPQLRVALAAELGAQPERETDHGDGPVGELRAALARTAQSLSTAVSLMTDADVASAVAAVAGATRLLVVANGLSAPVASDLAMRLTAVGRPAEVIPDAIAQQIAARQLTSADVCIVVSGSGANVASLRAAEGARAAGARVLALTSFASSPLADLADLSLVIAPTGVSFREELAHTSRVAHAAVVEAFVDTVAAALGERARVVRAHVLGILSDNLDDGAA; encoded by the coding sequence GTGTCCGTTGACGCACCGACGACGGTGCGCATCGCCGCGATGCGCAACGCTCTGCAGCCCACGGAACGACGCGTCGCCGACCTCATCGTCGCCGAGCCTGATGCGGTCGTGGAGCTCACCGCGCAGCAGCTCGCCGACCGGGCGGGCGTGGCGCGCTCCTCGGTCGTGCGAGCGTGCCAATCGCTCGGCTACCGCGGATACCCGCAGCTGCGGGTCGCGCTCGCGGCCGAGCTCGGCGCGCAGCCCGAGCGTGAGACCGATCACGGCGACGGTCCCGTCGGCGAGCTGCGGGCGGCCCTCGCGCGCACGGCGCAGTCGCTGTCGACGGCGGTCAGTCTCATGACCGATGCGGACGTCGCAAGTGCGGTCGCCGCCGTGGCAGGTGCGACCCGCCTGCTGGTCGTGGCCAACGGCCTGTCCGCGCCCGTCGCGAGCGACCTCGCGATGCGCCTGACCGCGGTGGGCCGCCCCGCCGAAGTGATCCCGGATGCCATCGCGCAGCAGATCGCGGCGCGTCAGCTGACCTCCGCCGACGTCTGCATCGTCGTCAGCGGTTCGGGCGCCAACGTTGCGAGCCTGCGGGCCGCCGAGGGAGCCCGCGCGGCCGGAGCGCGGGTCCTCGCGCTGACCTCGTTCGCATCGAGCCCGCTCGCCGACCTCGCCGATCTGTCGCTCGTGATCGCCCCGACCGGCGTGAGCTTCCGGGAGGAGCTCGCCCACACCTCGCGCGTCGCACACGCCGCCGTCGTCGAGGCCTTCGTCGACACCGTGGCGGCTGCCCTGGGCGAGCGTGCTCGCGTCGTGCGGGCGCACGTCCTGGGCATCCTCTCGGACAACCTCGACGACGGCGCGGCGTAG
- a CDS encoding sugar ABC transporter substrate-binding protein: MKHVRLGAVALVAVAALALAGCGRSDTAADGGSDAPTTIGSEPATGTVTLWAMGAEGEALPDFVKTFEDANPGVKVEVTAIPWDAAYSKIQTAIAGGTTPDIAMMGSTWMADFADAFQSVPTDLDTSGSFPGAVGSTKVGDRATGVPWYVDTRVLYYRTDLAAQAGWTKAPTTWDELSQMAADLQAKAGAKYGIRLPGGNDSFQGTLWMPWSNGATLEDGSKWTLDTPQMVEAYQYYQSFFQKGIANPSADRSSGAQENDFVSGDTPMLIDGPFMIGSLEKVGGAGFSDKFTTAVLPTKESSTSFSGGANLTVFKNSKNAHSAWKLAQWLTDPTTQVQWYEKTGDLPAVQAAWKDAALASQPNLKAFGTQLETAKSVPATTTWVQVAAAGDAVLEKVRLGTQSPADAMKELQSKADALGVG; the protein is encoded by the coding sequence ATGAAACATGTTCGGCTGGGTGCGGTCGCACTCGTCGCGGTCGCGGCACTCGCGCTCGCGGGATGCGGTCGCTCCGACACCGCCGCAGACGGCGGCAGCGACGCGCCGACCACGATCGGCAGCGAGCCCGCGACCGGCACGGTGACCCTGTGGGCCATGGGCGCCGAAGGCGAGGCGCTGCCCGATTTCGTCAAGACCTTCGAAGACGCCAACCCGGGCGTCAAGGTCGAGGTCACCGCCATTCCTTGGGATGCCGCGTACAGCAAGATCCAGACCGCGATCGCCGGCGGCACGACGCCCGACATCGCGATGATGGGCTCGACCTGGATGGCCGATTTCGCCGATGCCTTCCAGTCGGTGCCGACCGACCTCGACACGTCCGGCTCGTTCCCCGGTGCCGTCGGCTCCACCAAGGTCGGCGACCGGGCCACGGGCGTGCCGTGGTACGTCGACACCCGCGTGCTCTACTACCGCACCGACCTCGCGGCGCAGGCCGGCTGGACGAAGGCCCCGACGACCTGGGACGAGCTGTCGCAGATGGCGGCCGATCTGCAGGCCAAGGCGGGCGCCAAGTACGGCATCCGCCTGCCGGGCGGCAACGACTCGTTCCAGGGCACACTCTGGATGCCGTGGTCGAACGGTGCCACGCTCGAGGACGGCTCGAAGTGGACCCTCGACACCCCCCAGATGGTCGAGGCGTACCAGTACTACCAGAGCTTCTTCCAGAAGGGCATCGCGAACCCCTCGGCGGATCGGTCTTCGGGCGCGCAGGAGAACGACTTCGTCTCGGGCGACACCCCCATGCTCATCGACGGACCCTTCATGATCGGCTCGCTGGAGAAGGTCGGCGGCGCCGGCTTCTCCGACAAGTTCACGACCGCCGTGCTCCCCACCAAGGAGTCCTCGACGTCCTTCAGCGGCGGGGCGAACCTCACCGTGTTCAAGAACTCGAAGAACGCGCACTCGGCGTGGAAGCTCGCCCAGTGGCTCACCGACCCCACGACCCAGGTGCAGTGGTACGAGAAGACCGGTGACCTCCCGGCCGTGCAGGCCGCGTGGAAGGATGCCGCGCTGGCATCCCAGCCGAACCTGAAGGCCTTCGGGACGCAGCTCGAAACCGCCAAGTCCGTGCCCGCCACGACGACCTGGGTCCAGGTCGCGGCCGCCGGCGACGCCGTCCTCGAGAAGGTGCGCCTCGGTACCCAGAGCCCTGCAGACGCCATGAAAGAGCTGCAGAGCAAGGCCGACGCACTCGGAGTGGGCTGA
- a CDS encoding carbohydrate ABC transporter permease: protein MTQASLAATGAATAATGRGRGRRPAGGHSARRRRQGLIAWGFALPFVIVFAAFMVVPIIGSFAMSFTDFRAQDIRAPFSVNFVGLDQYLKVLGDPTFLKSMGVTATFVVIGIPVTMAVALALALALNSSTGRFVSFLRVGFYAPVVTSIVAVAVVWRYILQPDGLLNSALALVGIQGPNWLNDTTWALPSLIAMAVWRNVGTLMVIFLAGLQAIPTDVKEAAMMDGASAWRRLTSITLPMLRPTLLLGAVLISVGFLQFFEEAFVMTQGGPLDSTLSVAYYTFKQFGFGQYGVASAASYILFLAIALLSLLQFRLLRTKD from the coding sequence ATGACTCAGGCATCACTGGCCGCGACCGGAGCGGCCACCGCCGCCACCGGTCGCGGCCGTGGTCGCCGCCCCGCCGGCGGCCACTCCGCTCGCAGACGTCGGCAGGGCCTGATCGCGTGGGGGTTCGCGCTCCCGTTCGTGATCGTGTTCGCGGCGTTCATGGTCGTGCCGATCATCGGATCGTTCGCGATGTCGTTCACGGACTTCCGCGCCCAGGACATCCGGGCGCCGTTCTCCGTGAACTTCGTGGGACTCGACCAGTACCTCAAGGTGCTCGGCGACCCGACGTTCCTGAAGTCCATGGGGGTGACCGCGACCTTCGTCGTGATCGGCATCCCGGTGACGATGGCCGTCGCCCTCGCTCTCGCGCTGGCGCTCAACTCCAGCACCGGCCGATTCGTGTCGTTCCTGCGGGTCGGCTTCTACGCCCCGGTCGTCACGAGCATCGTCGCCGTCGCCGTCGTGTGGCGCTACATCCTGCAGCCGGACGGGCTGCTCAACAGTGCGCTCGCCCTCGTCGGCATCCAGGGCCCGAACTGGCTCAATGACACGACCTGGGCGCTGCCGTCGCTCATCGCGATGGCGGTCTGGCGGAACGTCGGGACGCTCATGGTGATCTTCCTCGCCGGGCTCCAGGCGATCCCCACCGACGTCAAGGAGGCCGCCATGATGGATGGCGCCTCGGCATGGCGACGCCTCACCTCCATCACGCTGCCGATGCTGCGGCCGACGCTGCTGCTGGGCGCCGTGCTCATCTCGGTCGGCTTCCTGCAGTTCTTCGAGGAGGCGTTCGTGATGACCCAGGGCGGTCCGCTCGATTCGACGCTGTCGGTCGCCTACTACACGTTCAAGCAGTTCGGCTTCGGCCAGTACGGCGTCGCCTCGGCCGCCAGCTACATCCTGTTCCTCGCGATCGCGCTGCTGAGCCTGCTGCAGTTCCGGCTCCTGCGGACCAAGGACTGA
- a CDS encoding carbohydrate ABC transporter permease — protein MATSSLAPARSPRRARARRAFTGRAVTYTVLVVGLVVWLLPFAWMLLGSVKTQSEILQRPPTWWPKEFTWENFAQWFGPLDIGRFFTNSIVVALLTVLGNLVFCSMVGYALAKMDFPGKRILFGVVLVTLMVPGVVTFVPLFVMVSSFGLTSSYAALVLPFITTPLGVFLMRQFMLGIPEELIEAARIDGAGELRIFARVVMPLCGPPLATLGILTFLASWNNFLWPLVAAQSENMYTLPVALSLYSTGQNATDYGLLLAGSVLVIAPILLLFVFLQRYFIQGVATTGLK, from the coding sequence ATGGCAACCTCATCGCTCGCGCCGGCCCGGTCTCCCCGCCGTGCCCGCGCCCGGCGCGCGTTCACCGGGCGCGCTGTCACCTACACCGTCCTGGTCGTCGGGCTCGTCGTCTGGCTGCTGCCGTTCGCGTGGATGCTGCTGGGCTCGGTCAAGACCCAGTCCGAGATCCTCCAGCGTCCGCCGACGTGGTGGCCGAAGGAGTTCACCTGGGAGAACTTCGCCCAGTGGTTCGGTCCGCTCGACATCGGCCGGTTCTTCACCAACAGCATCGTCGTGGCACTGCTGACGGTGCTCGGCAACCTCGTGTTCTGCTCGATGGTCGGATACGCCCTGGCGAAGATGGACTTTCCCGGCAAGCGGATCCTCTTCGGCGTCGTGCTCGTGACCCTCATGGTGCCGGGCGTGGTCACGTTCGTGCCCCTCTTCGTCATGGTCTCGTCGTTCGGTCTCACCAGCAGCTATGCGGCGCTGGTCCTGCCGTTCATCACGACCCCGCTCGGGGTGTTCCTCATGCGGCAGTTCATGCTCGGGATCCCCGAGGAACTCATCGAGGCGGCGCGCATCGACGGCGCCGGCGAGCTGCGCATCTTCGCCCGCGTCGTGATGCCCTTGTGCGGTCCGCCCCTGGCGACCCTCGGCATCCTCACGTTCCTCGCCTCGTGGAACAACTTCCTGTGGCCGCTCGTCGCCGCGCAGTCCGAGAACATGTACACCCTTCCGGTGGCGCTGTCGCTCTACTCGACCGGTCAGAACGCGACCGACTACGGACTGCTGCTGGCCGGCTCCGTGCTCGTGATCGCCCCCATCCTGCTGCTGTTCGTCTTCCTGCAGCGCTACTTCATCCAGGGCGTCGCGACGACCGGGCTCAAGTGA
- a CDS encoding glycoside hydrolase family 3 protein, giving the protein MTPHLSTAADGTSYRDLNGNGVMDPYEDPRLSPEERADDLVSRMSLEEKCGLMFQTVIEVGDDGELLEAPGRISKSPTTEVVVGKNLSHFNVHAIRTARQAAVWNNNLQALAERTPHGVPVTISTDPRHAFVENTGVGFAAGPFSQWPEGLGLAAIDDVETVREFADVARREYRAVGIRAALHPQIDLATEPRWGRQAQTLGQDAARVAEFTAAYLQGFQGDELGPDSVACTTKHFPGGGPQKDGEDSHFPYGREQVYPGGMFEYHLEPFREAIRRGTAAMMPYYGMPVGLERGGEKIEEVGFGYNRQIVTDLLRGELGYDGVVVTDWELVNDNHVGDQVLPARAWGVEELTPAERMEKILDAGADQFGGEECVDLLLDLVRSGRIGEERIDASARRLLLVKFRLGLFDDPYVDPDEAERIVGNADFRAQGERAQARALTVLVNREDASGAPTLPLRPVGRVYVEGFRADEAAELGVVVDDPADADLALVRLGAPFDPRDDLFLEAWFHQGSLEFPPGRVYRMRRIAEQCPLVLVANLDRAAVLTPFAEFAAAIAADFGSSGAAVLDALTGRIAPEGRLPVELPRSMDAVRASREDVPSDTEDPLFPVHFGLSLTTARA; this is encoded by the coding sequence ATGACCCCCCATCTCTCCACCGCCGCCGACGGAACGTCGTACCGCGACCTCAACGGCAACGGCGTCATGGACCCCTATGAGGATCCGCGCCTCAGCCCCGAGGAGCGTGCCGACGACCTCGTGAGCCGGATGAGTCTCGAAGAGAAGTGCGGCCTGATGTTCCAGACGGTCATCGAGGTCGGCGACGACGGTGAGCTGCTCGAAGCCCCCGGCCGCATCTCCAAGTCGCCCACGACCGAGGTCGTCGTCGGCAAGAACCTGTCGCACTTCAACGTGCACGCGATCCGCACCGCCCGCCAGGCCGCGGTCTGGAACAACAACCTGCAGGCGCTCGCCGAGCGGACGCCGCACGGCGTTCCGGTCACGATCAGCACGGACCCTCGCCACGCTTTCGTCGAGAACACCGGCGTCGGCTTCGCGGCCGGCCCCTTCTCGCAGTGGCCGGAGGGACTCGGACTCGCCGCGATCGACGACGTCGAGACGGTGCGCGAGTTCGCCGACGTCGCACGTCGCGAGTACCGCGCCGTCGGCATCCGCGCTGCGCTGCATCCGCAGATCGACCTCGCCACCGAGCCGCGCTGGGGCCGCCAGGCGCAGACCCTCGGTCAGGATGCCGCGCGGGTCGCCGAGTTCACGGCGGCCTATCTGCAGGGCTTCCAGGGTGATGAGCTGGGGCCGGACAGCGTCGCCTGCACGACCAAGCACTTCCCCGGCGGCGGCCCGCAGAAGGACGGCGAGGATTCGCACTTCCCGTACGGGCGCGAGCAGGTCTACCCGGGCGGCATGTTCGAGTACCACCTGGAACCCTTCCGTGAGGCGATCCGCCGCGGAACCGCCGCGATGATGCCGTATTACGGGATGCCCGTCGGCCTCGAGCGCGGCGGCGAGAAGATCGAGGAAGTCGGGTTCGGGTACAACCGCCAGATCGTCACCGACCTGCTGCGGGGCGAGCTCGGCTACGACGGGGTCGTCGTCACCGACTGGGAGCTCGTCAACGACAATCACGTCGGCGACCAGGTGCTGCCCGCGCGCGCGTGGGGCGTCGAGGAGCTCACCCCCGCCGAGCGGATGGAGAAGATCCTGGATGCCGGTGCGGACCAGTTCGGCGGCGAGGAGTGCGTCGACCTGCTGCTCGACCTCGTCCGCTCGGGGCGGATCGGCGAGGAGCGCATCGACGCGTCGGCGCGGCGCCTGCTGCTCGTGAAGTTCCGCCTGGGCCTGTTCGACGACCCCTACGTCGACCCGGACGAGGCGGAGCGGATCGTCGGCAACGCCGACTTCCGGGCACAGGGCGAGCGCGCGCAGGCGCGGGCGCTGACGGTGCTCGTCAACCGCGAGGATGCCTCGGGCGCCCCGACCCTGCCGCTGCGACCCGTGGGTCGGGTGTACGTCGAAGGCTTCCGCGCCGACGAGGCGGCCGAGCTCGGCGTGGTGGTCGATGACCCCGCCGATGCGGACCTCGCCCTCGTGCGGCTCGGTGCCCCCTTCGACCCGCGCGACGACCTGTTCCTCGAGGCGTGGTTCCACCAGGGGTCGCTCGAGTTCCCGCCGGGGCGCGTGTACCGCATGCGCAGGATCGCCGAGCAGTGCCCCCTCGTGCTGGTCGCGAACCTCGACCGCGCCGCCGTGCTGACGCCGTTCGCGGAGTTCGCCGCGGCGATCGCCGCCGACTTCGGCAGCTCGGGCGCCGCCGTGCTCGACGCGCTCACGGGTCGGATCGCGCCGGAGGGCCGGCTTCCCGTGGAGCTTCCCCGGTCGATGGACGCCGTCCGCGCCTCGCGTGAGGATGTACCGTCGGATACGGAGGACCCGCTCTTCCCCGTGCACTTCGGCCTGTCGTTGACGACGGCGCGCGCGTAA